The following proteins are encoded in a genomic region of Primulina huaijiensis isolate GDHJ02 chromosome 3, ASM1229523v2, whole genome shotgun sequence:
- the LOC140973143 gene encoding vacuolar protein sorting-associated protein 41 homolog has protein sequence MSPKPSENGMEGDDEREEDSDEENSEAVEEEEEDEPRLKYQRMGGSVPALLQSDAASCIAVAERMIALGTHGGSVHILDFLGNQVKEFNPHTSAVNDLCFDIEGEYIGSCSDDGSVVINSLFTEERMKFEYHRPMKAIALDPEYSRKSSRRFVTGGLAGNLYLNMKKWIGYRDQILHSGEGPIHAVKWRSSLIAWANDAGVKVYDASNDQRVTFIERPRGSPRPELLLPHLVWQDDTLLVIGWGTSVKVASIRTNQNNGAEGTFKHFSMSSMNQVDIVASFQTSYFISGIAPFGNSLVALAYISGKEDGEKDFSSSVPSRQGNAKRPEVRVVTWTNDELATDALPILGFEHYKAKDYSLAHSPFSGSSYAGGQWAAGDEPLYYIVSPKDVVIAKPRDAEDHIAWLVQHGWHEKALEAVEAGQGRSELLDEVGSGYLDHLIVERKYAEAASLCPKLLRGSASAWERWVFHFAHLRQLPVLVPYIPTENPRLRDTAYEVALVALATSTSFHKDLLSTVKTWPPVIYSALPIISAIEPQLNTSSMTGELKEALAELYVIDGQYEKGFSLYADLMKPGVFDFIEKHDLHDGIREKVAQLMMIDCKRAVPLFIQQRDLISPTDVVSQLMAAKNKCDYRYFLHLYLHSLYLSNPHAGMEFHDMQVELYADYDPKMLLPFLRNSQHYTLEKAYEICVKRDLLKEQVFILGRMGNAKQALAVIINKLGDVEEAIEFVSMQNDDELWEELIKQCLNKPEMVGVLLEHTVGNLDPLYIVNRVPNGLEIPRLRDRLVKIITDYRTETSLRHGCNAILKADCVNLLIKYYKEARRAIYLSNEEDESHTITDKKQSFQLAERSPSIRRMEVKPKVRGGTRCCMCFDPFSIHNVSIYVFYCCHAYHETCLMDSINSLSGSKKKPAPAPTQDELSFYKYENDDDADDEEDEDNALMRCILCTTAAG, from the exons ATGGTGGCTCCGTTCACATTCTTGATTTTCTCGGAAATCAA GTTAAAGAATTTAATCCTCATACATCTGCTGTAAATGATCTTTGCTTTGACATCGAAGGTGAATACATTGGAAGCTGCTCTGATGATGGTTCTGTTGTAATAAATAGTCTTTTTACTGAGGAGAGAATGAAGTTCGAGTACCATCGCCCTATGAAAGCCATTGCTTTAGACCCAGAATATTCAAGAAAATCATCAAGAAGATTTGTTACTGGAGGTTTAGCTGGTAACTTATACCTCAACATGAAGAAATGGATAGGCTATAGAGACCAG ATTTTGCACTCTGGTGAAGGCCCAATTCATGCGGTGAAATGGAGATCTAGTCTCATTGCTTGGGCTAATGATGCTGGTGTAAAAGTTTATGATGCTTCTAATGATCAGCGTGTAACATTCATCGAAAGACCTCGAGGGAGCCCACGCCCTGAGCTTCTGCTGCCTCATTTAGTCTGGCAG GATGATACTCTGCTGGTTATTGGATGGGGAACATCTGTTAAAGTTGCGTCGATTAGAACCAACCAAAATAACGGCGCTGAGGGGACATTTAAGCATTTTTCAATGTCTAGCATGAACCAGGTGGATATTGTGGCATCTTTTCAAACCAGCTATTTCATTTCAGGAATTGCGCCTTTTGGGAATTCTTTGGTAGCTCTGGCATATATCTCTGGGAAAGAAGATGGTGAGAAGGACTTTAGCAGCAGTGTTCCTTCACGCCAG GGAAATGCTAAGAGACCAGAAGTGCGAGTTGTCACTTGGACTAATGATGAGCTGGCAACTGATGCATTACCTATTCTTGGCTTCGAACATTACAAGGCCAAAGATTATTCCCTTGCTCATTCTCCTTTCTCAG GTAGCAGTTATGCTGGTGGTCAGTGGGCTGCTGGAGATGAACCCTTATACTACATCGTGTCCCCAAAAGATGTTGTGATTGCTAAACCTAG GGATGCAGAAGATCACATAGCGTGGCTGGTTCAACATGGATGGCATGAGAAAGCCTTGGAAGCGGTTGAAGCTGGTCAGGGACGGAGTGAGCTTCTTGATGAG GTGGGATCAGGATATCTTGACCATCTGATTGTGGAACGCAAATATGCCGAAGCGGCTTCATTATGTCCAAAATTATTGCGCGGATCAGCTTCTGCATGGGAAAG GTGGGTTTTCCATTTTGCTCATCTCCGTCAACTTCCTGTGCTGGTTCCCTACATTCCGACGGAAAATCCAAGGCTACGTGATACTGCTTATGAG GTTGCTCTTGTTGCTTTGGCGACAAGTACTTCATTTCACAAGGATCTCCTATCAACTGTTAAAACTTGGCCACCTGTAATATATTCTGCTTTGCCCATTATCTCAGCTATTGAACCTCAGCTGAATACGTCTTCTATGACTGGTGAACTCAAAGAA GCTCTGGCTGAGCTTTATGTAATTGATGGGCAATATGAGAAAGGCTTCAGTCTGTATGCCGAT CTTATGAAGCCAGgtgtatttgattttattgagAAACATGATTTGCATGATGGCATTCGGGAAAAG GTTGCACAACTTATGATGATAGATTGCAAACGCGCAGTTCCATTGTTTATTCAGCAGAGAGATCTCATAAGCCCAACTGATGTTGTTTCACAACTTATGGCTGCGAAGAATAAATGTGATTATCGATACTTTTTGCATCTATATCTGCATTCCCTGTATTTGTCGAATCCACATGCTGGAATGGAGTTCCATGACATGCAG GTTGAGCTCTATGCTGACTACGATCCAAAAATGTTGCTTCCCTTTCTCCGAAACAGTCAGCATTATACACTGGAAAAG GCATATGAAATTTGTGTTAAAAGAGATCTGTTGAAAGAGCAAGTCTTTATCCTTGGAAGAATGGGGAACGCAAAGCAAGCCTTGGCTGTAATTATAAATAAGTTGGGGGATGTAGAAGAG GCAATAGAATTTGTGAGTATGCAGAATGATGATGAACTCTGGGAAGAACTTATCAAGCAATGTTTAAACAAACCAGAGATG GTAGGGGTACTTTTGGAGCATACTGTTGGTAATCTTGATCCCTTGTATATTGTAAATAGGGTTCCGAATGGTTTGGAGATACCTCG GCTGCGTGACCGTCTAGTTAAAATCATCACGGACTATAGAACAGAAACTTCTCTCAGACATGGCTGCAATGCTATCCTAAAG GCCGATTGTGTTAATTTGTTGATCAAGTACTATAAGGAAGCCAGACGTGCTATATACTTGAGTAACGAAGAAGATGAGTCGCACACTATAACAGATAAAAAGCAGTCCTTTCAGTTGGCTGAGCGATCTCCAAGCATCAGAAGAATGGAGGTGAAGCCAAAAGTCAGAGGAGGCACTAGATGTTGCATGTGTTTTGATCCATTTTCGATACATAACGTGTCCATATACGTTTTCTACTGCTGTCATGCGTATCACGAGACGTGTCTTATGGATTCCATCAATTCACTTAGTGGTAGCAAAAAGAAACCTGCTCCAGCCCCTACCCAGGATGAGTTATCATTTTATAAGTACgaaaatgatgatgatgctgatgatgaagaagatgaagataATGCCCTGATGCGTTGCATCTTATGTACTACTGCTGCAGGTTGA
- the LOC140973144 gene encoding uncharacterized protein produces the protein MQSKLKTPTNFMLLHLYLFRLLLLLPFCLKSASSFSFKIPGLSPYDRDKVALNLRKTDKSFSESANILEDYKTYYYDQTLDHFNYGPESYATFKQRYVIDLKHWGGSNSSSPIFAYFGAEESIDIDLTAIGFINDIAPDFKALAVYIEHRFYGNSIPFGTLEEALKNETLRGYFSSAQAIADYAEVLLHVKQNFSAHNSPIIVVGGSYGGMLASWFRLKYPHIAIGALASSAPILYFDDITPQNGYYSIVTNDFKEVSETCFQTIRESWSEIKRVASTPNGLSILSKKFKTCSQLSNYYELHNFLQLMYASAAQYNDPVTNPVSRICGGIDGAPEGTDILGRIFAGVVSYKGDQPCYNTSNPPDQTIMGWQWQTCSEMVIPIGIDKDTLMIPPSPFNLTQYIEDCKGEYGVPPRPHWVTTYYGGQDIKLVLQRFGSNIIFSNGLKDPYSSGGVLEDISQSIVAVSTTNGSHCLDLVFGMKTDPEWLVMQRKTEIEIFKGWIQTYYADLQAIN, from the exons ATgcaatcaaaactcaaaactcCCACTAATTTCATGCTCCTCCACTTGTATCTTTTtcgtcttcttcttcttcttccatttTGTTTGAAATCTGCGTCGTCGTTTTCATTCAAAATCCCAGGACTCAGTCCCTATGATCGTGATAAAGTAGCATTAAACCTGAGAAAGACGGATAAGAGTTTCTCTGAATCCGCAAATATTTTAGAAGATtacaaaacatattattatGATCAAACCCTTGATCACTTCAACTACGGACCCGAGAGTTATGCAACTTTCAAACAAAGATATGTCATCGATCTCAAACATTGGGGCGGCTCAAATTCGAGCTCTCCGATTTTTGCATATTTTGGAGCAGAAGAATCCATCGATATTGACTTGACGGCTATTGGTTTTATCAATGATATAGCCCCAGATTTCAAGGCTCTTGCAGTTTACATTGAA CATCGTTTTTATGGAAATTCAATCCCTTTTGGAACATTGGAAGAAGCCTTGAAAAATGAGACCCTACGAGGGTATTTTAGTTCTGCTCAAGCCATAGCTGATTATGCGGAGGTTTTGTTGCATGTAAAACAAAATTTCTCTGCGCACAATTCTCCGATTATTGTTGTTGGAGGATCCTACGGAGGAA tGTTGGCCTCATGGTTTCGGCTCAAGTATCCTCATATCGCAATTGGTGCATTAGCATCTTCAGCGCCAATTCTTTATTTTGACGACATCACTCCACAAAATGGATACTATTCCATTGTCACCAACGATTTCAAG GAGGTTAGCGAAACGTGTTTCCAAACTATTCGAGAATCATGGTCTGAAATTAAGAGAGTCGCCTCCACACCCAATGGCCTCTCCATTCTAAGCAAAAAATTCAAGACTTGCTC GCAATTGAGCAATTATTATGAGCTACACAATTTCTTGCAACTCATGTATGCATCGGCTGCTCAATATAATGATCCAGTAACTAATCCAGTCTCACGGATTTGCGGAGGGATTGATGGTGCTCCGGAGGGGACTGATATTCTTGGCCGGATCTTTGCCGGTGTCGTTTCTTATAAAGGGGATCAGCCATGCTACAATACCTCTAACCCCCCGGATCAAACTATCATGGGATGGCAGTGGCAA aCTTGTAGTGAAATGGTGATACCGATTGGCATTGACAAAGATACGTTAATGATTCCACCATCACCCTTCAATTTAACGCAATACATCGAGGACTGCAAGGGAGAATATGGTGTTCCACCACGACCTCATTGGGTTACAACTTACTATGGAGGCCaa GATATCAAACTGGTTCTTCAAAGGTTTGGGAgcaatattattttttccaatGGTTTAAAAGACCCGTATAGCAGTGGAGG GGTGCTGGAGGACATATCTCAAAGTATTGTTGCAGTGTCTACAACCAATG GTTCTCATTGTTTGGACCTTGTTTTTGGGATGAAGACAGATCCAGAATGGCTGGTGATGCAACGAAAAACTGAAATTGAGATCTTCAAAGGATGGATCCAAACATATTATGCGGATCTTCAagctataaattaa